GAAACTCAGGATGCAGATTGTCCGTTGAATGTGGTTCGAAATGAGCCGCAGCCGACCGACAACAAGCTGTTCCTGAAGATCAGTACCACGACTTTTGGCCAGGCCAGTGCCTCGGTTGTCTGTGGCGTCTGAACTCGAATCAATCATTGAAAAAGCCCCGCCGGGATGATCCTGGCGGGGCTTTTTTTATTGTCATTTCAGGATGAATCAGAATTTCTTGAGTGCGTACTGAGCACCGCGGTAGGCGGACAGGTTACGCATGCCGGTATTCAGTGACTGCTGGAAGTTCTGCGTAGCGGTTGCTGTCTCGCCAGCCAGCAGGGCCTTCTGACCAATGAAATAGTGAGCTTCACAGGTTTGTGCCTTGGCGCGTTGCGGGTCCTTCTGGTCAATGGATTTAAGCAGGTCTGCTTCGGTCACGCCGCCCATCAGGTATGCGGTGAGCATGTCGACCGAGTCGCGCGCTTCGGGTTTTTCGGCGAGGACTGTCTGGAATTTTGCGTCCGCCTCTGCCTTCTGGTTGTTGCGGACCATGGCTAGATAGACCCAGGGGTTAAGCACCTTCATCTGGTCCTGTGCCAGTTGGGTGGCCTGATTGAACTGGGTCAGGGCTTCATCGTAATTCTGGTTGAAGAAGTAGGAGAAACCCAGGTCGGAGTGCAGTGCAGGGTTCTGAGGGTCGAGTTGCACGGCGCGGGTCTGGTCCTGGATGGCTTCGGCAATTTTCCCTTGCAGCAGGCGGGCTTCCCCACGCATTCCCAGTACAAAGGGCTGCTCAGGGGCGATCGAGAGGGACTTATTCAGGTCCGCTTCTGCAGTGTCGGGTTTGCCCCCTTCCAGGTAGGCGAAGCCGCGGTTGGTGATGGCGTGGTGATAGTTGGGGTCGAGCTGGATTGCCCGGGAGAAGTCATTGATTGCCTCCTGGAGCTTTCCCTGCTGCTGGTAGAACATCGCCCGGTTGTTGTAGACCACGGGGGAATTGGGTTGTTTTTCGATGACCTGGTTAAAGCTGGCCAGTGCCTGGTCGTTTTCACCAGCCAGGGCGTAAGCGTCGGGCAGCGCGAGCAGGGCGGCGAAATGGTTTGGCGAGAGTTTGATGGTTTCTGAGAAGTCCTGTGCCGCTTCGCGGGGCTTGTTCAGAGGAAGATAAATCATGCCCCGCTGATAATGGAAGTTGGCGCGTTCCTCTGTGCTCAGGTTGGGGCGAGCCAGGATCTGGTTGGCCACATTCAGTGCTGTCTCCGCATGGCTTTTCTTGTTTTCCATGACAGCCAGGTTCATCATGCCGTACAGGTAGGGCAGGTAGTAATTGACATTCTGGTTCTGGCTGTAGCGAATGGCTTCACGGGCATCACTGACGCCTTCCCGGATCGTCTGGGTATTTCCCTGCTCCCGGCCTGATTCCACGCGGGCACTGGCACGCAGGTAGTAGGCGACATGGTCGTCGGGCTTCTGCTGCAGAACCTGTGAGGCGAGCTGGACGGACTTGTTGTAGTCTCCCTGCTGCTGGGCCTGGTCGGCCTGCATTTTCAGTTGGGAGAATGGATCATTGGTGGTGGCGGTTGGTTGGGCTGCCGCGGCGAGGGGAAGCCCCAGGCAGAGGATCAGTGCAGGCAGTAAGCGAGCCATGGGTGAGTTGTCCTTATTGAATTTCAGGCTTGATATTCAGATACTACAAACCCGGATCCGCAGAAAAAGGGTCGACGAATCCGGGAGTTCTCCTATGATACTATGATAGTTTGACGTTTTGATGGAGATCAATTTCCGGTCATCGCCGGGATTTCGGAAAAATGAGCGTATGGCGTCCCTGATCCGGTATTCGGGAATTGTATCTGTCTGATCTGGCCGATTGAACACTGATTCGCTGACTTTCTGGTAAGCAGAAGCGCTGAAGTTAAGTCGTTGTGAAATAGTTGCCTGCGGTGCTTGACATCTGAACGCGCGAAGATTAATTTCTGAGAGTAGAGCATTAACCATGGTGCTCTATGCGCAATGGTTTTGCATACTGATGTTCAGTAGGCATTGTGTTTGCAAGGGGTGACATGCCAGTTTGGCTGTTTGTTTCTTTGTGATGAATCGGCATTCGTAAACTCGAATGGAGTCCTCTCATATGTAGGCTGGTTGGAACTCGAGCATTTGCTCACCAATCCGATTGTCGCGTTTGCTGCATTAAAAATGCCAGACGCGGCTATGCCTGGCTACCGTTTCTGCGGTGGTACGGGTAGTCATAAAGTGGGCATGTTCCCGCTTTTTTTTGTTAATGGCCTGGCCATAAAGCAGTTGAGTCCTCAGGACTCAGTTGATAATAGATAGAAATATGACCGACAGTGGTCTTGTTTGAGTAGTTTTCGAGTCAGTTGGATTATCAACTGTCGAATGAAGGAAACACATTATGGACGGTAAGGAAGTTCTCCGAATTGTTGATGCGATTCAACGCGATAAGAGCATCGATAAAGAGATCGTGTTCAGCGGGATTGAGCAGGCGATCCTGTCAGCAGCCCGCCGACACTTTGGGGATGATCAGGAATTGACGGTCGACATCGATCGTGAATCAGGGGAGCCAACCGTCTATTGCAATCAGGAACAGCTGGCACAGGACATTCTGGGGGAAATCCTGGGACGTGTGGCAGCCCAGACGG
This is a stretch of genomic DNA from Gimesia sp.. It encodes these proteins:
- a CDS encoding tetratricopeptide repeat protein, producing MARLLPALILCLGLPLAAAAQPTATTNDPFSQLKMQADQAQQQGDYNKSVQLASQVLQQKPDDHVAYYLRASARVESGREQGNTQTIREGVSDAREAIRYSQNQNVNYYLPYLYGMMNLAVMENKKSHAETALNVANQILARPNLSTEERANFHYQRGMIYLPLNKPREAAQDFSETIKLSPNHFAALLALPDAYALAGENDQALASFNQVIEKQPNSPVVYNNRAMFYQQQGKLQEAINDFSRAIQLDPNYHHAITNRGFAYLEGGKPDTAEADLNKSLSIAPEQPFVLGMRGEARLLQGKIAEAIQDQTRAVQLDPQNPALHSDLGFSYFFNQNYDEALTQFNQATQLAQDQMKVLNPWVYLAMVRNNQKAEADAKFQTVLAEKPEARDSVDMLTAYLMGGVTEADLLKSIDQKDPQRAKAQTCEAHYFIGQKALLAGETATATQNFQQSLNTGMRNLSAYRGAQYALKKF